From BD1-7 clade bacterium, one genomic window encodes:
- the hflX gene encoding GTPase HflX, protein MFFERAEGGEQAVLVHVDFFSQQDREDVDEFIDLATSAGVTIRHLLRGSRNAPNPKSFIGSGKLEELQAVVQAEEANVVLFNHTLSPSQQRNLEAQLECRVIDRTGLILDIFAQRARTHEGQLQVELAQLQYVSTRLVRGWTHLERQKGGIGLRGPGETQLETDRRLIRDRIKSIQRRLDKVKKQRDQGRRSRNRAEVPTVAIVGYTNAGKSTLFNHITDADVYAADQLFATLDPTLRRIELPGIGPVVLADTVGFIRHLPHRLVDAFKATLEETVEADLLVHVVDSAAEERLDNIDQVNEVLREIGADEKPQLMVYNKIDLLGNVEPKIDTDADGVAQRVWVSARQGSGIGQLLDALASRLATGVWRGQVSLPPNFGQLRAQLFALHAIETESWDDQGNQLLDVCISAADIRRLEKQMVFDWQALVV, encoded by the coding sequence TTGTTTTTTGAACGCGCCGAAGGCGGAGAACAGGCGGTACTTGTGCATGTGGACTTTTTTTCCCAACAAGACCGCGAAGACGTAGACGAATTCATCGACCTTGCGACATCGGCCGGAGTGACAATTCGCCATTTGTTGCGTGGCTCACGTAATGCCCCTAACCCTAAATCTTTTATCGGTAGCGGTAAGCTGGAAGAGCTGCAAGCCGTTGTTCAGGCGGAAGAAGCTAACGTGGTGCTGTTTAATCACACTCTTAGCCCAAGCCAGCAGCGGAATCTTGAAGCGCAGCTTGAGTGCCGTGTTATTGATCGAACTGGATTGATTCTCGATATTTTTGCACAGCGCGCGCGTACTCATGAAGGCCAGCTGCAGGTTGAGCTGGCCCAATTGCAATATGTGTCAACGCGCCTTGTTCGTGGTTGGACACACCTGGAGCGCCAGAAAGGCGGAATAGGTTTACGTGGGCCAGGTGAAACCCAACTAGAGACTGACCGTCGATTGATCCGTGATCGTATTAAGAGTATTCAGCGGCGTCTCGACAAGGTCAAAAAGCAGCGTGATCAAGGGCGGCGCAGTCGCAACCGCGCTGAAGTGCCCACGGTAGCGATCGTCGGTTACACCAACGCCGGAAAATCGACACTGTTTAATCATATCACTGACGCTGACGTTTACGCGGCAGATCAGTTGTTCGCAACACTCGATCCGACATTGCGACGCATCGAGTTGCCTGGTATTGGCCCTGTCGTATTAGCCGATACAGTAGGGTTTATTCGCCATCTTCCTCACCGCCTGGTGGATGCATTTAAAGCAACGTTGGAAGAAACAGTTGAAGCTGACTTGCTGGTGCATGTTGTGGATAGTGCCGCAGAGGAGCGATTAGACAATATTGATCAGGTTAATGAAGTGTTACGCGAGATTGGCGCGGACGAAAAGCCGCAGCTAATGGTTTACAACAAGATTGATCTGTTAGGCAATGTGGAGCCTAAAATAGATACGGATGCCGACGGCGTAGCTCAACGAGTGTGGGTATCTGCACGTCAAGGCTCTGGAATCGGGCAGTTGTTGGATGCACTTGCAAGTCGGTTGGCAACGGGTGTCTGGCGTGGACAGGTATCTCTACCGCCAAATTTTGGGCAGTTACGCGCGCAGTTGTTTGCGTTACATGCGATAGAAACGGAGTCTTGGGATGATCAGGGTAATCAGTTGCTGGACGTATGTATTTCTGCGGCTGACATTAGACGATTAGAAAAACAAATGGTATTTGATTGGCAGGCATTGGTGGTCTGA
- the hflK gene encoding Modulator of FtsH protease HflK — MAWNEPGGNKNNDPWGGGDQGPPDLDEAFRKFKDKFGGGKGSDGKGGGGKSGGDVPEIGLGLVGVIFVVLILIWAAFGVYQVDQQENAVVLRFGKYHDIMTPGLHWNPPLVDTVQKVNMTRVRSSAHDGMMLTEDDNIVEIDMSVQWTVKDPRDFWLNVRSPEVSLDHAAESALRHAVGGSELHQVLTEGRDAIAQEVQERLQTYLDDYGTGILVGKVNIDDAQPPEQVQAAFDDVIRAKEDESRVKNQAETYRNGIIPEARGLAIRALEEAAGYEVQVVAESTGEAQRFTALLGEYEKAPGVTRERLYLDTMQRVMTNSSKVMVDTDAGSLMYLPLDKLTDGGRNINIDENIQSTFKEIKSRNGAGSASRSSGRTSTRREGR; from the coding sequence ATGGCCTGGAATGAGCCGGGTGGCAATAAGAATAACGACCCCTGGGGCGGTGGCGATCAGGGCCCACCGGACTTGGATGAGGCGTTCCGCAAATTCAAAGATAAGTTTGGTGGCGGAAAGGGCTCAGATGGTAAGGGCGGCGGCGGCAAAAGCGGCGGCGATGTTCCGGAAATCGGTCTTGGTCTTGTTGGCGTCATTTTTGTAGTGTTGATTCTAATTTGGGCGGCGTTCGGTGTTTACCAAGTTGACCAACAGGAAAATGCTGTTGTACTGCGTTTTGGTAAATACCACGACATCATGACGCCGGGTCTGCACTGGAATCCGCCGTTGGTTGATACAGTTCAGAAGGTTAATATGACGCGTGTTCGCTCCTCGGCTCATGACGGCATGATGTTGACCGAAGACGATAATATTGTTGAAATCGATATGTCAGTACAGTGGACGGTGAAAGACCCCCGTGATTTTTGGTTGAATGTACGTTCGCCAGAGGTGTCGTTGGATCATGCTGCCGAAAGTGCGCTGCGCCATGCAGTAGGTGGTTCAGAGTTGCATCAGGTATTAACAGAGGGTCGTGATGCCATTGCGCAGGAAGTTCAAGAGCGCTTGCAAACCTACCTAGATGACTACGGTACGGGCATTTTGGTCGGCAAAGTGAACATTGATGATGCTCAGCCACCAGAGCAAGTTCAGGCTGCATTTGACGATGTTATTCGAGCTAAAGAAGATGAATCGCGTGTGAAAAACCAAGCCGAAACCTACCGTAACGGGATTATTCCAGAAGCGCGCGGTTTAGCGATTCGGGCGTTGGAAGAAGCAGCTGGTTATGAAGTGCAGGTAGTTGCCGAATCAACAGGTGAGGCGCAACGTTTTACAGCACTATTGGGTGAGTACGAGAAAGCACCGGGTGTTACACGTGAGCGTTTGTATTTAGATACCATGCAACGTGTCATGACCAATAGCTCGAAAGTGATGGTGGATACCGATGCAGGTAGCCTCATGTACTTGCCATTGGACAAACTCACTGATGGTGGGCGCAACATCAATATCGATGAAAATATACAGTCGACGTTTAAAGAAATTAAGTCGCGCAACGGGGCGGGTTCAGCGTCGCGTTCTAGCGGTCGCACATCCACACGCAGGGAGGGCAGATAA
- the hflC gene encoding Modulator of FtsH protease HflC encodes MQGKVFALLALLLVVVIGVASSVYVVSEQERAVKLRFGEVVEADVPPGLHFKIPFVNHVRKFDGRLLTLNARPERFLTIEKKSLIVDSYAKWRVANVEKYYTATSGEELRAHALLAQRINAGLRDKFGALDMHEVVSGKRDELMQSLTESIDKVARKQFGIEVVDIRVKQVDLPTDVRQSVFDRMNTEREREAREYRSRGQELAEGIRAAADREKVEIGSEAYRDAEAIRGRGDAKAAQIYAQAYSKDADFYAFWRSLKAYEQAFASKSDLLLLKPDSDFFRFMNEKDGK; translated from the coding sequence ATGCAAGGTAAAGTATTCGCGTTACTCGCTCTGTTGCTGGTTGTTGTTATTGGTGTCGCCAGCTCGGTCTATGTGGTTAGTGAACAAGAACGTGCGGTGAAGCTGCGGTTTGGTGAAGTGGTTGAGGCAGATGTCCCCCCGGGCCTTCACTTTAAAATCCCGTTCGTAAACCATGTGCGTAAATTTGATGGTCGATTGCTGACACTGAATGCACGCCCGGAGCGTTTTTTGACGATTGAGAAAAAGTCACTCATCGTCGACTCGTATGCCAAGTGGCGTGTTGCCAATGTAGAGAAGTACTACACGGCCACCAGTGGTGAAGAATTACGTGCCCATGCGTTGCTTGCGCAACGAATTAATGCAGGTTTGCGTGATAAATTCGGTGCCTTGGATATGCACGAAGTGGTTTCAGGTAAGCGTGATGAGCTGATGCAATCATTGACGGAATCGATTGATAAAGTCGCGCGTAAGCAATTTGGTATCGAAGTTGTGGATATCCGAGTCAAACAAGTCGATTTGCCGACAGATGTTCGTCAATCTGTATTCGATCGAATGAATACGGAACGTGAGCGTGAAGCGCGTGAGTATCGTTCTCGTGGCCAAGAGCTGGCTGAAGGTATTCGTGCGGCAGCTGATCGTGAAAAAGTAGAGATCGGCTCTGAAGCTTATCGGGACGCTGAGGCAATCCGCGGGCGTGGCGATGCGAAAGCAGCGCAAATCTATGCGCAAGCATACAGCAAAGATGCCGACTTTTATGCGTTCTGGCGCAGCTTGAAAGCCTATGAACAAGCTTTCGCGAGCAAGTCTGATCTACTGCTTCTGAAGCCGGATAGTGATTTCTTCCGTTTCATGAATGAAAAGGACGGCAAGTAA
- the hisZ gene encoding ATP phosphoribosyltransferase regulatory subunit: MAKVNRWLLPEGVEEILPRQAWQIEQFRRRVLDLYRSWGYELVIPPMIEYSESLLIGMGSDMDLQSFKLVDQMSGRTLAIRADITPQTARIDAHSWKQDGPTRLCYTGTVLHTKPKSQLASRTPIEVGAELFGDADVHSDCEIISLMLATIDAAGVDKVHLDLGHVGIYRELVRDAGLDEAAQAQLFDAFDRKAQTEVDVICAAADNAAAANMIKALIKLNGDAGVIAEARTVLADAPAAVTEAFDTLQFIVDYLQASHPHTPIYIDLAELRGYQYHTGLVYAAYIDGVGHSVANGGRYDGIGRLFGRERPATGFSANVNALLPQIATGDLAGLILAPSLDQVDEELLTTVAALRERGERVVHASSDASKPANCNQALVKENGSWHIKAL; this comes from the coding sequence ATGGCGAAGGTAAATCGCTGGTTATTGCCTGAAGGTGTGGAAGAAATTCTTCCGCGTCAGGCGTGGCAAATCGAACAATTTAGACGACGGGTGTTAGACCTGTATCGTAGCTGGGGTTACGAACTAGTAATCCCGCCAATGATCGAATACAGCGAATCGCTGTTAATCGGCATGGGTAGCGATATGGATTTGCAAAGTTTTAAGCTGGTCGACCAGATGTCTGGTCGTACGCTGGCGATCCGTGCAGATATTACCCCGCAAACGGCGCGCATCGACGCGCATAGCTGGAAGCAAGACGGTCCGACACGTCTTTGTTATACCGGGACTGTTTTGCATACTAAACCCAAATCACAACTTGCTTCACGTACGCCGATTGAAGTGGGTGCCGAATTATTTGGTGATGCCGACGTGCATAGTGATTGTGAAATTATTAGTCTGATGCTGGCAACGATTGATGCTGCGGGCGTGGACAAAGTGCATCTGGATCTTGGCCATGTGGGCATTTATCGCGAGTTGGTGCGAGATGCCGGTTTGGATGAGGCTGCGCAGGCACAGTTATTTGATGCCTTTGATCGCAAAGCCCAGACAGAAGTTGATGTGATATGCGCCGCTGCCGATAATGCCGCCGCTGCAAATATGATCAAAGCACTGATCAAACTTAACGGTGATGCCGGAGTTATTGCCGAGGCACGTACGGTATTGGCAGATGCGCCAGCTGCAGTTACTGAAGCGTTTGATACGCTGCAGTTCATTGTTGATTATCTTCAAGCCAGTCATCCACATACTCCAATTTATATCGATCTGGCAGAATTGCGCGGATATCAATACCATACGGGCTTGGTTTATGCGGCCTATATCGATGGTGTTGGTCACTCTGTGGCGAATGGCGGTCGATATGATGGCATCGGTCGGCTGTTTGGTCGTGAACGTCCGGCAACGGGCTTTTCTGCGAATGTGAATGCGCTGTTGCCTCAAATCGCTACTGGCGATCTTGCGGGCCTTATTTTGGCGCCGTCGCTGGATCAGGTCGATGAAGAATTACTCACCACTGTTGCAGCTCTTCGTGAGCGTGGTGAGCGGGTTGTACATGCATCATCTGATGCGAGTAAACCTGCGAACTGCAACCAAGCCTTGGTGAAAGAAAACGGTAGCTGGCATATCAAGGCCCTGTGA